From the genome of Nocardia sp. NBC_01503, one region includes:
- a CDS encoding ABC transporter ATP-binding protein: protein MSSALTTSTVTGTSAVEPAIVFDRVGVTYGRGRKSTVALADFNLRVAAGETVALLGPSGSGKSTALKALAGFVRPTSGAVRLAGRDVTNLSPAKRGIGVVVQSYALFPHMRVHDNVAFGLKAHHVPRDEIATRVAEALEMVGMGSYAKRLPRELSGGQQQRVAIARALAIRPKVLLLDEPLAALDAQLRQSMLGELQQLRKALPDTAMLYVTHDQAEALALADRIAVMRDARLVDIDTAHKLWQQPSTDFTASFLGGANLLPSVVRHVSGTAALVTVGEHTLRAQAPRPGVGRPDWLPDADAMLCVRPHTVKIVPLTEQDALRGTVITSVWKGAATRLHLTVEGIPVEFTADIPGHTELVAGDMVGVRFPDPAGVLIPPGIGTDAAAADSEVRA from the coding sequence ATGTCCTCCGCATTGACGACATCCACGGTGACCGGAACCTCGGCCGTCGAACCGGCCATCGTGTTCGATCGAGTCGGGGTCACCTATGGCCGCGGCCGTAAATCCACTGTCGCACTGGCCGATTTCAACCTGCGGGTCGCCGCGGGGGAGACGGTTGCGCTGCTCGGGCCCAGCGGTTCCGGCAAGTCCACCGCGCTCAAGGCGCTGGCCGGATTCGTCCGGCCGACCTCGGGCGCGGTGCGACTGGCCGGCCGCGATGTCACCAACCTCTCCCCCGCCAAGCGCGGGATCGGGGTGGTGGTGCAGTCCTACGCCCTCTTCCCGCATATGCGGGTGCACGACAATGTGGCCTTCGGGCTCAAGGCACATCATGTGCCGCGCGATGAGATCGCGACCCGAGTGGCCGAGGCGCTGGAGATGGTCGGCATGGGGTCCTATGCCAAGCGCCTGCCGCGTGAGCTCTCGGGTGGACAGCAGCAGCGCGTGGCCATCGCCCGCGCACTGGCCATCCGGCCCAAGGTGCTGCTGCTGGACGAACCGCTCGCGGCATTGGACGCGCAGCTGCGCCAGTCCATGCTCGGTGAGTTGCAGCAGCTGCGAAAGGCGTTGCCGGACACCGCGATGCTGTATGTGACCCATGATCAGGCCGAGGCGCTGGCACTGGCCGATCGGATCGCGGTCATGCGCGATGCCCGGCTCGTCGATATCGATACCGCGCACAAGCTGTGGCAGCAGCCCTCCACCGACTTCACCGCCTCCTTCCTGGGCGGTGCGAATCTGCTGCCCAGTGTGGTCCGGCATGTATCGGGCACCGCGGCGCTGGTCACGGTCGGTGAGCACACCCTGCGCGCACAGGCCCCGCGCCCGGGCGTCGGCCGCCCGGACTGGCTGCCCGACGCCGATGCCATGCTCTGCGTGCGTCCGCACACCGTGAAGATCGTGCCGCTCACCGAACAGGATGCGTTGCGCGGCACCGTGATCACCTCGGTGTGGAAGGGTGCGGCCACCCGACTGCATCTGACCGTCGAGGGCATTCCGGTCGAGTTCACCGCCGATATTCCGGGTCACACCGAACTGGTCGCCGGTGACATGGTGGGTGTGAGATTCCCAGATCCGGCGGGTGTGCTGATTCCGCCGGGGATCGGAACCGATGCCGCCGCAGCCGATTCCGAGGTACGAGCATGA
- a CDS encoding TIGR03364 family FAD-dependent oxidoreductase has product MRLVIIGGGILGTAHALAAIGRGHEVVQLEREVEARGATVRNFGLVWVSGRSANELGITLRSRQLWEEIGGKVPGVGFRPAGSMTLVRSANELAVAEAAIKNPTAAERGFELLEPEDVRKVNPALRGKFLAGLHCSKDGAVESRQALPALRRYMEATGRYSFFGGTEARTITGTTVLDDRGRRHEGDLVISCPGAAHTGLTRELVGDIPVRRVRLQMMQTAPLGEDLTTAFADGDSFRYYPAFQGAELDRLNNEEAQPFTAAQHKMQLLCVQRLHGGLTIGDTHEYDEPFNFDVDEAPYEHLVTVAEELLGRELPQVVRRWAGVYSQSIDPGAIVTRAQAADNVWVITGPGGRGMTLGPAIGEETADLLNL; this is encoded by the coding sequence ATGCGATTGGTCATCATCGGCGGCGGCATTCTCGGCACCGCCCACGCCCTCGCCGCGATCGGACGCGGTCACGAAGTCGTTCAGCTCGAGCGTGAGGTGGAGGCGCGCGGAGCGACCGTGCGCAACTTCGGATTGGTGTGGGTGTCCGGGCGCAGTGCGAACGAACTCGGTATCACGCTGCGCTCGCGGCAGCTGTGGGAGGAGATCGGCGGCAAGGTGCCCGGTGTCGGGTTCCGGCCCGCCGGATCGATGACCCTGGTGCGTAGCGCGAATGAGCTCGCCGTGGCCGAGGCGGCCATCAAGAACCCCACCGCCGCCGAACGCGGGTTCGAACTGCTCGAGCCGGAGGATGTGCGCAAGGTCAATCCGGCCCTGCGCGGCAAATTCCTTGCCGGACTGCACTGTTCGAAGGACGGCGCGGTCGAGTCCCGGCAGGCGCTGCCCGCACTGCGCCGGTACATGGAGGCCACCGGGCGCTACAGCTTCTTCGGTGGCACCGAGGCGCGCACCATCACCGGCACCACCGTGCTCGATGATCGCGGCCGCCGCCACGAGGGCGATCTGGTCATCTCCTGTCCGGGCGCGGCGCATACCGGCCTCACCCGCGAACTCGTCGGCGACATCCCCGTGCGCCGGGTTCGGTTGCAGATGATGCAGACCGCCCCGCTCGGCGAGGATCTCACCACCGCCTTCGCCGACGGCGACAGCTTCCGCTACTACCCCGCCTTCCAGGGTGCGGAGCTGGATCGCCTCAATAACGAAGAGGCACAACCCTTCACGGCCGCCCAGCACAAGATGCAACTGCTGTGTGTGCAGCGCCTGCACGGCGGCCTCACCATCGGTGACACCCACGAGTACGACGAACCGTTCAACTTCGATGTGGACGAGGCCCCGTACGAGCATCTGGTCACCGTCGCCGAGGAACTGCTCGGCCGCGAACTTCCGCAGGTGGTGCGCCGCTGGGCGGGCGTCTACAGCCAGTCCATCGATCCGGGCGCGATCGTGACCCGCGCGCAGGCCGCCGACAACGTCTGGGTGATCACCGGTCCCGGTGGTCGCGGTATGACGCTCGGCCCGGCCATCGGCGAGGAAACCGCCGACCTGCTCAACCTCTGA
- a CDS encoding phosphonatase-like hydrolase, translating to MSDKQIDLAVLDMAGTTVADDGLVIRAFEQAATVAGIPAEGPERESARQYVIDTMGQSKIVVFRALLGDEDKAQQANAAFEAAYSEFADAGVTPIPGAKEAISALRKAGIKVALTTGFSRRTQDKLIDALGWNEIADLTLAPSDAGRGRPYPDMVLTALLRLGIDAVDRVAVLGDTSSDIGTGLAAGARIVAGTLTGAHNEEQLRAAGATHVVPSVVDFAALLLAERG from the coding sequence ATGTCCGACAAGCAGATCGACCTCGCCGTCCTGGATATGGCCGGTACCACCGTGGCCGATGACGGTCTGGTGATCCGCGCCTTCGAACAGGCCGCGACCGTGGCTGGCATCCCCGCCGAGGGTCCCGAGCGCGAGTCGGCCCGGCAGTACGTCATCGACACCATGGGCCAGTCCAAGATCGTCGTCTTCCGCGCACTGCTCGGCGACGAGGACAAGGCGCAGCAGGCCAACGCTGCCTTCGAGGCCGCGTACTCCGAGTTCGCCGATGCCGGTGTGACCCCGATTCCCGGTGCGAAAGAAGCTATTTCGGCGCTGCGCAAGGCCGGTATCAAGGTGGCGCTGACCACCGGATTCAGCCGCCGGACGCAGGACAAGCTGATCGATGCCCTGGGCTGGAACGAGATCGCGGACCTGACCCTGGCCCCGTCCGATGCCGGGCGCGGCCGCCCCTACCCGGACATGGTGCTGACCGCGCTGCTGCGGCTGGGTATCGACGCCGTGGATCGTGTCGCGGTGCTGGGCGATACGTCCAGCGATATCGGCACCGGTCTGGCCGCGGGCGCGCGGATCGTCGCGGGCACGCTCACCGGCGCCCACAACGAGGAGCAGCTGCGCGCCGCGGGCGCCACCCATGTGGTGCCGTCGGTCGTCGACTTCGCCGCGCTACTGCTGGCCGAACGCGGCTGA
- a CDS encoding respiratory nitrate reductase subunit gamma, whose protein sequence is MIHAWLPEPEGVGGMPSLVWIILPYGALLSFAGGHLWRARHDGFRRFTSGADLDQAERIGSTAFGIATSLIVVARITDSLTSAPPSQPQGGVYSSITIIEVLAIPPAIIGAALLVIPNLITATAGRPITPLDRATLPTLAAVLLSGVAIRLDSIHSESRSPQTLFAWFRSLLTTHPHADSMSHAPLLYQARGLILLLFVAIWPYTRLAGTFARPVASTAKRIASRLTAQSMLPAPMTTSNPSWTDTRPTARRADPSAAPQAIKTAL, encoded by the coding sequence GTGATTCACGCGTGGTTACCAGAACCGGAAGGAGTGGGCGGCATGCCATCTCTGGTGTGGATCATATTGCCCTACGGTGCATTACTGTCCTTCGCCGGCGGCCACCTATGGCGGGCGCGGCACGACGGATTCCGTCGTTTCACCAGCGGAGCTGATCTGGACCAGGCCGAGCGCATCGGGTCGACAGCATTCGGAATTGCCACGAGTCTGATCGTCGTCGCCAGGATCACTGATTCGCTGACCTCTGCACCGCCTTCCCAGCCGCAGGGTGGCGTCTACTCGAGCATCACGATCATCGAGGTACTCGCCATACCGCCCGCGATCATCGGCGCCGCACTGCTGGTGATTCCGAATTTGATCACCGCCACCGCTGGACGACCGATCACTCCGCTGGACCGCGCGACATTGCCCACGCTGGCCGCCGTTCTGCTGTCCGGAGTGGCCATTCGTCTCGACTCGATCCACTCCGAGAGCCGAAGCCCCCAAACGCTATTCGCCTGGTTCCGGTCATTGCTCACCACCCACCCGCACGCCGACTCGATGTCGCACGCCCCGCTGCTGTATCAGGCCCGCGGACTGATCTTGTTGCTGTTCGTCGCGATCTGGCCCTACACCCGACTCGCCGGCACGTTCGCGCGTCCGGTCGCCAGCACCGCCAAACGCATCGCCTCGCGCCTGACCGCTCAATCAATGCTGCCCGCTCCGATGACTACATCAAATCCCTCTTGGACCGATACTCGACCGACCGCGCGACGAGCGGATCCATCGGCCGCGCCGCAAGCAATCAAGACGGCGCTGTAA
- a CDS encoding ABC transporter permease, with protein sequence MLVWTRRGRLTVLAFFAVVVAVVFVAPIATVAAAALAGHWSGPLPSDLGFTNFDHVLSGEESASLSVSLQTALLAGLISLILGTWAALASREAPEWLRRITDAVFHVPVAVPSVAIGLGVLIAFNERPLLLGGTKWIVILAHTVLVLAYAFSGVSAALDRLDPGYQQAAESLGAGPVRVLFRITLPLLLPALGAAAGLAIALSMGELGATIMVYPATWKTLPVSIFAATDRGEVFDAAASTTLLVLVTLIALIILGRLKGRAALR encoded by the coding sequence ATGCTGGTATGGACTCGCCGCGGCCGCCTGACGGTACTGGCGTTCTTCGCCGTCGTGGTCGCCGTGGTCTTCGTGGCCCCCATCGCCACCGTGGCGGCGGCGGCCCTGGCCGGACACTGGAGCGGCCCGCTCCCTTCGGATCTCGGCTTCACCAATTTCGATCATGTGCTCTCCGGCGAGGAGTCGGCCAGTCTCTCGGTGAGCCTGCAAACCGCCCTGCTGGCCGGACTGATCTCCCTGATCCTGGGCACCTGGGCCGCGCTGGCTTCGCGGGAAGCCCCGGAGTGGTTGCGCCGCATCACCGATGCCGTCTTCCACGTCCCGGTGGCGGTCCCCTCGGTAGCCATCGGCCTCGGCGTCCTCATCGCCTTCAACGAGCGCCCGCTGCTGCTCGGTGGCACCAAATGGATTGTCATCCTGGCCCATACGGTCCTGGTCCTGGCCTACGCCTTCAGCGGCGTCTCGGCCGCCCTGGACCGCCTCGACCCCGGCTATCAACAGGCCGCCGAATCCCTCGGCGCGGGCCCGGTCCGAGTCCTGTTCCGAATCACGTTGCCGCTCCTGCTCCCCGCTTTGGGCGCGGCAGCGGGTCTCGCCATTGCCCTCTCGATGGGTGAACTCGGCGCGACCATCATGGTCTACCCCGCCACCTGGAAAACCCTGCCCGTCAGCATCTTCGCCGCCACCGACCGCGGCGAGGTCTTCGACGCCGCCGCCAGCACCACCCTGCTGGTCCTGGTAACCCTCATCGCCCTGATCATCCTGGGCCGATTGAAGGGCCGTGCGGCACTGCGCTGA
- a CDS encoding DUF397 domain-containing protein — protein MELGAVRVEVKFESGAVGVRDSKSPGGPELAFSPQAWDAFIASGIWKR, from the coding sequence GTGGAACTCGGCGCGGTTCGCGTAGAGGTCAAGTTCGAGAGCGGCGCGGTTGGGGTGCGGGACTCGAAGAGTCCCGGCGGTCCCGAACTCGCATTCAGCCCCCAGGCGTGGGATGCCTTCATCGCCAGCGGGATTTGGAAGCGTTGA
- a CDS encoding 2-aminoethylphosphonate ABC transporter permease subunit, with the protein MTALLESPTTPSDPEVNDPRRSWRPVLWTLPPVLVVLSIAVYPIVRVLWESTSSKGGGRGTSTWSSVLAEESVRKALWRTITISVSSTAGCLVLGTFLAIVLAFIPFPGSQFVGRLIDTVLTLPSFLVTLSFTFLYGTAGAVNALIGNLTGSSEPAINFLSTPWGIILAEITFFTPFVVRPLLAAFAQLPREQLDVASSLGATPWRVLRQVVLPEAWPALAAGGSLVLLLTLNEFGIVLFTGAKGVITLPALIYTRGIVTFDLPGAAVLASVQVLLSLTLYLGYRLLFARLTSARKES; encoded by the coding sequence ATGACCGCACTGCTCGAATCACCCACCACCCCTTCCGATCCCGAGGTGAACGATCCGCGGCGGTCGTGGCGGCCGGTGCTGTGGACGCTGCCGCCGGTGCTGGTGGTGCTGTCCATCGCCGTGTATCCGATCGTGCGGGTGCTGTGGGAGTCGACCAGCAGCAAGGGGGGCGGGCGCGGGACCTCCACCTGGTCGAGCGTGCTGGCCGAGGAGTCGGTGCGAAAAGCGCTGTGGCGCACCATTACCATCTCGGTCAGCTCGACAGCCGGATGTCTGGTGCTCGGCACGTTCCTGGCGATTGTGCTGGCGTTCATACCGTTTCCCGGATCGCAGTTCGTCGGACGGCTCATCGACACCGTGCTGACGCTGCCCTCGTTCCTGGTGACGCTGTCGTTCACCTTCCTGTACGGCACGGCCGGGGCGGTGAATGCGCTCATCGGAAACCTCACCGGCAGTTCGGAACCCGCGATCAACTTCCTGTCCACGCCGTGGGGCATCATCCTGGCGGAGATCACCTTCTTCACTCCGTTCGTGGTACGACCGCTGCTGGCGGCGTTCGCGCAGCTGCCCCGGGAACAACTCGATGTGGCCTCCAGCCTGGGCGCGACGCCGTGGCGGGTACTGCGCCAGGTCGTGCTGCCCGAGGCGTGGCCCGCGCTCGCGGCGGGCGGCAGTCTCGTACTTCTGTTGACGCTCAACGAGTTCGGCATCGTGCTGTTCACCGGGGCCAAGGGCGTCATCACGCTGCCCGCGCTCATCTACACCCGCGGCATCGTCACCTTCGATCTACCGGGCGCGGCGGTGCTGGCCTCGGTGCAGGTGTTGCTGTCACTGACCCTCTACCTCGGCTACCGGCTGCTGTTCGCCCGCCTGACCAGCGCCCGCAAGGAGAGCTGA
- a CDS encoding helix-turn-helix domain-containing protein: protein MLHEMRETAGLSKEVVSAKTGINVTTLYRIETAQARPQRRTLTAMLELYDIPEPQRSDALQLLVDALKPGMARSFEDAVSEVYGAYINFEAEALSARFFQASFVPGLLQTEAYANAVYETTMPKISEQVREQRVRARLERSRVLGKHDPLELWVVLDEAVIKRLVGGKEVMRQQFDQLLDHTNKRNVILQILPFDAGAHPGMLGSFTLLDFPDPADPELVYVEGIASDELIEGHPEVRRYGVMFDQLRAMALSPRDSITMIEQAIEEMGR from the coding sequence ATGCTGCACGAGATGCGCGAAACCGCCGGCCTCAGCAAAGAGGTGGTCAGCGCCAAGACCGGTATCAACGTAACCACGCTGTACCGGATCGAGACCGCGCAGGCCCGGCCGCAGCGCCGCACCCTCACCGCCATGCTGGAGCTCTACGACATCCCCGAACCGCAGCGTTCAGATGCCTTGCAGTTGCTGGTGGATGCGCTCAAACCCGGTATGGCCAGATCCTTCGAGGACGCGGTCTCCGAGGTCTACGGCGCGTACATCAACTTCGAGGCCGAGGCGCTCTCGGCCCGGTTCTTCCAGGCCAGCTTCGTCCCCGGCCTGCTGCAGACCGAGGCGTACGCCAACGCGGTCTACGAGACCACCATGCCCAAGATCTCCGAACAGGTTCGCGAACAACGAGTTCGGGCTCGCCTCGAACGCTCACGGGTGCTCGGCAAACATGATCCGCTCGAACTGTGGGTGGTACTGGACGAGGCCGTGATCAAACGTCTCGTCGGCGGTAAGGAGGTGATGCGCCAGCAGTTCGATCAGTTGCTGGACCACACCAACAAGCGCAATGTCATCCTCCAGATCCTGCCCTTCGACGCCGGCGCGCACCCCGGCATGCTCGGCTCCTTCACCCTGCTCGACTTTCCGGATCCCGCCGATCCGGAGCTGGTGTACGTGGAGGGCATCGCCAGCGACGAGTTGATCGAGGGCCATCCGGAAGTCCGCCGCTACGGCGTCATGTTCGACCAGTTGCGCGCCATGGCGCTGAGCCCGCGCGACTCCATCACCATGATCGAGCAGGCCATCGAGGAGATGGGCAGATGA
- a CDS encoding DUF4254 domain-containing protein, whose protein sequence is MLRTAHALAELHERRAEIGDLTLIAEIDCRRTELVDDINEWVEQELPQHRNGALLHTESLGAVVDRMAMSWVEANQVIDHEGAASDNTHKHWYHLAELVDGYTDLVIDVAGGRRRLPEQ, encoded by the coding sequence CTGCTTCGGACCGCGCACGCTCTGGCCGAGCTGCACGAACGGCGAGCCGAGATAGGCGATCTCACGTTGATCGCCGAGATCGATTGTCGGCGCACCGAACTCGTTGACGATATCAACGAATGGGTGGAACAGGAACTGCCGCAGCACCGTAACGGCGCGCTGTTGCACACCGAAAGTCTGGGTGCGGTGGTCGACCGCATGGCCATGAGCTGGGTGGAAGCCAACCAGGTCATCGATCATGAGGGCGCGGCCAGCGATAATACCCATAAACACTGGTACCATCTCGCCGAACTCGTGGACGGTTACACTGATCTCGTAATCGACGTGGCCGGTGGCCGTCGTCGTTTACCGGAGCAATGA
- a CDS encoding GntR family transcriptional regulator — MPKSYRVRTELEALLAELSEGDPLPSERDLALRCGVARETVRQAVRELLVEGRIRRQGRGTVVSRPKMVQPLTLRSYTEGALKFGRTPGRLLVDWTDIPADADTAADLGLAPGTPVMHLERILLADGERIGLESTFMPVPRFGVLRDFYNPETSLYAATRSMGVDYASATERIETVLASPREAALLECTTALPMLLLHRRSIGTDGIPIERVRSLYRGDRIAFQATLTD, encoded by the coding sequence ATGCCGAAGTCGTATCGGGTGCGCACCGAACTGGAGGCGCTACTCGCCGAGTTGAGCGAGGGCGATCCGCTCCCCTCGGAGCGCGACCTCGCCCTGCGCTGCGGTGTAGCCCGCGAAACCGTCCGCCAGGCGGTACGGGAACTCCTGGTGGAGGGCCGCATCCGCCGCCAGGGTCGCGGCACGGTGGTCTCCCGCCCGAAAATGGTGCAGCCCTTGACCCTTCGCTCCTACACCGAGGGCGCCCTGAAGTTCGGCCGCACACCGGGCCGTCTGCTGGTCGATTGGACGGATATCCCCGCCGATGCCGACACCGCCGCCGACCTCGGACTGGCCCCGGGCACACCGGTCATGCACCTCGAGCGAATCCTGCTGGCCGACGGTGAACGCATCGGCCTGGAAAGCACTTTCATGCCGGTCCCGCGCTTCGGCGTCCTGCGCGACTTCTACAACCCGGAGACATCCCTCTACGCCGCAACACGTTCGATGGGCGTCGACTACGCCTCGGCAACCGAACGAATAGAAACCGTCCTCGCCTCCCCCCGCGAGGCGGCTCTCCTGGAATGCACCACTGCCCTCCCGATGCTCCTGCTCCACCGCCGCAGCATCGGGACCGACGGCATCCCGATAGAACGCGTCCGCTCCCTCTATCGAGGCGACCGAATCGCCTTCCAGGCCACCCTCACCGACTGA
- a CDS encoding AMP-binding protein, whose translation MCKPVESPVATLVPLRTSAQPLAPQADPTAVAASVGDCELTYAELDRWSNRMARMLLSMGAGPGTRVAIAGTPKLESIVARVAITKTGATPVPYTTEITTTRVDFGITVKDERDRFGDTARWLVLDERSTLIQYLTGSDAPLTATELQLSMAS comes from the coding sequence ATGTGCAAGCCGGTCGAATCGCCCGTAGCCACCCTCGTTCCCCTCCGTACGAGCGCGCAGCCGCTTGCCCCCCAGGCCGACCCCACCGCCGTCGCCGCCAGCGTCGGCGACTGCGAGCTCACCTATGCCGAGCTGGACCGCTGGTCCAATCGGATGGCCCGCATGCTGCTGAGCATGGGCGCGGGCCCCGGCACCCGGGTCGCCATCGCCGGCACCCCGAAGCTGGAGTCCATCGTGGCCCGCGTGGCCATCACCAAGACCGGCGCGACCCCGGTGCCCTACACCACCGAAATCACCACCACGCGAGTGGATTTCGGTATCACCGTCAAGGACGAGCGGGACCGCTTCGGCGATACCGCACGCTGGCTGGTGCTGGACGAGCGCTCCACCCTGATCCAGTACCTGACCGGTTCGGACGCACCGCTCACGGCCACGGAGCTGCAGCTGTCCATGGCCTCCTGA
- a CDS encoding 2-aminoethylphosphonate ABC transporter substrate-binding protein, protein MRNKNNRLARTIARTALILTSATAVAFSLTACGGTGSDSSDGKTVTVYSADGVGDWYKTQFAKFKDQTGISVNLVEAGSGEVVNRVEKEQSNPQADVIVTLPPFMQKAAKSNLLQPSGVDLSAFPASEKDAAGNWVSLAGNYLCFIANPSVEASKVTWDDLLKPDYKGKIQYSTPGQAGDGTAVLILLQQLYGKQGALDYLGKLQANNVGPSSSTGKLQAKVDKGEILIANGDVQMNLATIKEKGSKFNVFFPAATDGKQSTVALPYLMGLAKGAPHSDAAKKLMTYLLSADAQKTLTDAMAVSARTDLEDAAAPAGTAVSPASLVRNVDVVHPDWNAVLDSLDTDVAAYQKATGS, encoded by the coding sequence GTGCGTAATAAGAACAACCGCCTCGCACGCACCATCGCCCGTACCGCTCTCATTCTCACCTCGGCCACCGCGGTCGCGTTCAGCCTGACCGCCTGCGGCGGCACCGGCAGCGATTCGAGCGACGGCAAGACCGTCACCGTCTACTCCGCCGACGGCGTCGGCGACTGGTACAAGACCCAGTTCGCGAAGTTCAAGGACCAGACCGGTATCTCGGTCAATCTGGTCGAGGCCGGCTCCGGTGAGGTCGTCAACCGGGTGGAGAAGGAGCAGTCCAACCCGCAGGCCGACGTCATCGTCACCCTGCCGCCGTTCATGCAGAAGGCCGCCAAGTCGAACCTGCTGCAGCCCAGCGGCGTCGACCTGAGCGCGTTCCCCGCCTCGGAGAAGGATGCCGCCGGTAATTGGGTCAGCCTGGCGGGCAACTACCTCTGCTTCATCGCCAACCCGTCCGTCGAGGCATCCAAGGTGACCTGGGACGATCTGCTCAAGCCCGACTACAAGGGCAAGATCCAGTACTCCACCCCCGGTCAGGCCGGTGACGGCACCGCGGTGCTGATCCTGCTGCAGCAGCTCTACGGTAAGCAGGGCGCGCTGGACTACCTCGGCAAGCTGCAGGCCAACAATGTCGGCCCGTCCTCCTCCACCGGCAAGCTGCAGGCCAAGGTCGACAAGGGCGAGATCCTGATCGCCAATGGCGATGTGCAGATGAACCTGGCGACCATCAAGGAGAAGGGTTCCAAGTTCAACGTCTTCTTCCCGGCCGCCACCGACGGTAAGCAGTCCACCGTGGCACTGCCGTACCTGATGGGTCTGGCCAAGGGCGCCCCGCACTCGGACGCCGCCAAGAAGCTGATGACCTACCTGCTCTCGGCTGATGCGCAGAAGACCCTGACCGATGCCATGGCTGTCTCGGCCCGCACCGATCTCGAGGATGCCGCCGCTCCGGCCGGTACCGCCGTCTCGCCCGCCTCGCTGGTTCGCAATGTCGATGTCGTGCACCCGGATTGGAACGCGGTCCTGGATTCCCTCGACACCGATGTCGCCGCGTACCAGAAGGCCACCGGCAGCTGA